GCTGCGAGTGACACCGGCGTGAGCAACACTGACAACATCACAAAGGCTTCAAGCCTCACGTTCTCCGTGCCGACCGCGGAAACCGGGGCGCTTGTCGAGCTGTTGCGGGACGACGTCGTCGTTGCGAGTCGGACGGGGTCCGGAGAGCTAACCGACCCAATGCCAACAGAGGGCTCGCACTCCTACACCGCGCGCCAGACGGTGAACCTCTTTGTCAGCCCCCCGACTTCACCGCTGATCGTCAGCGTCGATCGTACAGCTCCCACGACGCCTGGTTTGCCGGGTCTGCAGGTGGGCAGCGATAGCGGAATCAGCAGCACGGACAACCTCACCAACGACAACACACCGACGTTTGCCGTCCTGTCAACGGACTCTTACTTCCGGGTGCAGCGCGGCGGAATCCAGATCGGTGGCGACTACGAGACGGGATCGGAGTACACCACCGCTCTGCAGGCAGACGGCACGTATGCCTACGCGCTGCGCGCGGTGGACGCTGCCGGAAATGTCTCGGAGGCAAGCCTGACGCACTCTGTCACCATCGACACAGTGGCGCCTGACGTGCCAGGGACGCCGGATCTGCAGGCAGGCAGCGACTCAGGGATCAGCAATTCGGACAACCTCACCAACGACAGCACGCCGACCCTCGACTTGCCGTCGACAGGTGCGTACTACCGCCTGACGCGTGACGGCACGCCGGTCACTGGCGACTTCGCGACCGGCGCATACACGTCGGCGTTGCTGGCCGCCGGCACATACGCGTTCGTTGCGAGGTCGGTGGACGCAGCCGGCAACGTGTCGGCCGTTGGGCAGGCGCTGAACATGACCATCGACACAGTCGCCCCGGGTACGCCACCCGCACCGGACTTGCAGGCAATGAGCGACTCCGGCGTGAGCAACATGGACAACGTCACCAACGACAGCACGCCGACATTCGACATCACTTCAACGCCCTTTTTCCGCATTGAGCGGAACGGCTTTGGAATCAGCGGAGACTACGAGACGGGTACCTCGTACGCGGCTCCCGCGCAGCCCGATGGCACACACGCTTTTACGGCACGAGCGGTGGATGCGGCCGGAAACGCTTCGGCACCGGGCCCAGTGCTCGGGGTCACGATCGACACAACTGGCCCTGCCGTGACGACGAAGCAGTTCTTCTTCGAGGTCGGCCACTCGGTTCAATACATCTTCGGCGAAGAGGTCGCCCCCACTTTGGTCAACGGTGATCTCGTGCTGGAGAACGTATCGCTTGGCACGATCATCACCACGTCGATGTCGTACGCCGGGACTACCGCAACCTTCACGTTCCCGTCATTCGCCGCCGGCCTCCTTCGTGACGCCAACTACCGCGCCACGATCGCATCGCCGAACGTGACTGACGTTGCGGGCAATCCACCTACTGGCGATGAAGTTCTCGACTTCTTTGTGCTGGCAGGCGACGCCTCCCGGGATCGGGCGGTGAACCTCGACGACTTTACGCCGCTCGCGAACAACTTTGGGCGGGTTGGCCGTGTGTTTAGTCAGGGTGACTTTGACTACAGCGGGGCCGTTGATCTTGAAGACTTCAACATTTTGGCAATTCAGTTTGGCAACTCGCTACCGCCGACTTCGCGCTTGCTTCGCACGAGCACGAAGATCACCAGAGACAATTCGTTGCTGCGACCCGATTCGCGTGCCGTGGGAGCGATTCGGGGCGAAGTCTCACAGGCACTCAATTATCGATTGCTGTTCAGCCGGGTTGCAGTTGCCGCATGGCCGGATGAGGGCAAACTGTCTCAGTGGGACAACGATCCTCTGTTTGCGTAAAATGATCGGGTTGGCTACAATGTGAGCCGTCGCCGACGAATGTCGCCGACGACACGTCTTCAGGTTAACCCGGGCCGTCAGGGTGGGGCCGGGATCGGGAGGAATTATGTCACGTCTGCCACGTCATGGGCGTCACAGCGCCGCTGCGTCATTGGCTAAATCGGTTCGTCGAACAACTGGGCGATTGCTCAGCCCATCATCCTGCTGGGCCGAGCCGCTCGAACGCCGGTGCCTGCTGGCCAGCACGGTTTCCATCGCCAATCAGACGCTGGTCGAGGGCACCGGAGGCAACACCAACATGGTCTTCACCGTCACGCGTGCCGGTGACCTCGCTAGCAGCGTAGCCGTCGCCTACTCTACGGCCGACGGCACGGCTGTCGCCGGGCAGGACTACACGGCCCAGAGCGGCACCGTGACGATCCCATCTGGTCAGGCTTCGGCGACGATCAGCGTTCCGGTGATCGGGGACAATTTGGATGAGGCGGATGAGACGTTTTTTGTGAATCTCACCGGTGTGACCAACGTCGTCGGCGCGCCGATCGTCCTGGGGGGTCGGCAGGATTTTGCCTCGCCCGGCACTGGGCCGGTCGGTGCCGTCACCGCCGACTTCAATTCCGACGGGCGTCTGGACACCGCAGCGGCCAACCGGGGCGCCGGATCGATCGGCGTGTTTGTCAACACCTCGACACCAGGTTCAGCCATCACCTTTACGGGCGGTCAGTTTTTCTCCGCCGGCTCAGACCCGCACGGCATTGTAGCCGCAGATTTCAATGGCGATGGTCGCGCGGATCTCGCCGTTTCGAACGCGGCTGCGGACACCGTTTCGGTTCTCATGAACACCACGCCTTCGGGAAGCCCATCGATCACTTTTGCGCCGCGCCAGGCGTTCGCGACAGGCACCACGCCGGTGCCCGTCGCCACCGGAGATGTCAACCGCGACGGGCGGCCCGATCTCGCGGTGGCGAATTTCAACAGCGGCACCTTTTCAATTCTGCTGAACACGACCGCGGTTGGTGCTGCAGCGCCGTCGTTTGCTCCGCGGGTTGATTTCGCCGTCGGATCGAATCCCGATTACGGCGGTGTCAAGCTCGCTGATTTTAACAACGATGGCAACCTGGATGCCATCGTCTCGAACCGGAGCGCCAACACCGTTTCAATCCTTCGAAACACCACGACGCCCGGCGCCACCGCGCCGACGTTCAGCACGCAGCAGACCTTTGCCACCGCTGCGACGCCGCGCGGAGTTTCGATTGCCGATGCAAACGGCGACGGCCGGCTCGATCTTGCGGTAGCGGCCGCCGACGCGAATGCGGTGTCCGTCTGGTTCAATACGACACCTCTGGGGGCGTCGACCTTCTCCCTGGGGCCGCGTTTTGATGTTCCTGCCGGCACCCGGCCGTTCGGTGTCGCCTGGGCCGACATGAACGGTGATTTCAGACCCGACCTGACAGTGGCGGCGCGCGATTCGAATTCTGTTGTTACGCTCCTGAATCGAACCCTTCCCGGAGTCCCGAGTGCGACATTCGATACCGTTGGAGCGGTCACGGTAGGTTCGAACCCGCACGATGTCGTGACGGCCGACCTGAACAACGACGGGTTGAACGACGTCGTGAGCTCGAACCTGGGTGGAGACAGCATCAGCGTGCTCGCGAGTTCGACTTCCATCGGCGCAGCCGCCATCTTCCCCGCTTTCCCCCAAACCTCCTTCCCCACCGGGTCATTCCCCCACACCGCCGCCCTCGGCGACATCAACAACGACGGCCGGGCCGATCTGATCGCCGTCAACCAAGACTCGTTCACCGTTTCGGTCCTGCTAAACACGACCGCGGCCGGTGCGGCGACGCCGACCTACGCCACCAAACAAGATTTCGCGGTGCAATCCTTCCCCGACTGGGTTTCGGTGGCCGATCTGAACAATGATGGCCGGTTGGATTTGGCTGTCTCGAACGGGCTGTCCAACTCGATCTCGGTGTTGCTGAATACGACGACAGTTGGGTCGAGTACGGTCAGCTTTGGACCGCGTCAGGATTTTGCGGTGGGTGCGCGGCCGAGGTCGGTTGTCGCCACCGACCTCAACGGCGACGGAAGGCAAGACCTGATCATCGCCAACATCGATTCTGACACGGTCTCGGTCTTCTTCAACCTGACCTCGCCCGGCGCGGCAGCGGTGAGTCTTGTGGTGCGGCAGGATATTGTCGTCGCGGACGGGCCGACCGCGCTGGCGGTGGCCGACTTCAATGGTGATGGCCGTCCCGACCTGGCTGTTGCCAACGCCAATACCAACACGGCGTCGGTCTTGTTGAATACCACGAACCTGGGCACAACCATTGCGAGTTTTGCCGCGCGTCAGGATCTCACCGTCGGCCCCGGCCCGCGCGGGATCGTCGCCGCGGATGTGAACGCCGACGGTCGGCCCGACCTCGTGGTCAGCAATTCGAATTCCGAGACTGGCTCAACGGTCTCGACGCTGCTGAACAACACGGCCGCCGGGGCGGCTGCGCCAGCGTTCGCGGCCAAGCAAGATACGACCGTTGGCACCGGGCCGATTGCCGTCGCCACTGGCGATGTAAATGGTGACGGTCGCGCAGATGTCACTGTTGCGAACTTCGGGTCGAACAGCGTGTCAGTGATGTTGAACCAGACGGTTGCCGGCTCGGCGACCACGACCTATTCGGTCGCGGACTTCGCGGCAGGCGTTAATCCTATTTTTGTCGCGGTCGGCGATGTGAACGGTGACGGCCGGGCGGATCTGACGTCGGCAAACTTTGGCTCGGACACGGCTTCGGTGTTCATCAACACGCCGTTTGTGATTACGCAGGGCACCGCAACCGGCACGATTCAGGACGACGATGCCGCGCCGCTCGTTTCATTTTCGCCGATTGCCACCGCGTTGGCCCAAGTGCGGTGGCAGCCGGTCGCGATCTCGGCGGCAGCCATCGCTTCCGATCCAAATCTTGCGGACAAGCGGAGCTTCGATCTGATCATTACGACGACGAGCGACTGGCTCTCGGCGGGTCTGCAGGTGACAATGCCGGGCGGAGCAACGTTTTACAATCACCCGCTGGGCGGCAACACCGCGCCGACGCCGGGTGATATCGTATCCGACCCGGCCCGCGCGTTCGACACCTACGTGAGCGGCCCCGGTGGAACCGCAAACCCGCCGTTCGTTCTGGGCGCGTACCCCAACGGCGCGACCCCGATCTTTGATCCCACGAACTTGAGCGTGGCGTGGGGTGACCTGACTTCGAGCACGGGCGGCGTGTATCAACTGGCGCGCCTTACGTTTTCGGCTTCGGCGCTGATCGGAACCGACCTTGTGCTCGATTCAAGCAAGACGAGCGTGGTCAATGCGCTGGGCGGAAGCGCGGCGATGCTGATTCCGGAGATCTTCCAGGGCAACTCGGTGGCGGAGAACGCCGGTACCGTTAACCTTCCATTCTTCTTCGCCGGAGCATCGGCGGCGAACGTGACGATTTCGGCCAGCGTCATCGGCGGTTCGGCCACCAGTGGTGTCGACTACACAGGACCGGCGTCTGTCATCGTTGCGCCAGGCTCAACCGCAGGCAACCTTTCCCTGACGATCCTTGACGACAATATCGATGAGCCCAACGAGCTCATCGAGCTGCGGCTGAACAACCCGGCCGGGTCGTTGGCCTCGGGGACCATCCTCGGCTACGTCACCATTAACGACAATGAGCCGACTCCCACCGTTCAGTTTGGTTCTCCGTCGCTGACGATTGGCGAAGCCGGTGGAACCGCAAACATTTCGGTCACGCTCTCGGGCGTGTCGTCTCAGAATGTCACGATCCCGTACAGCGTCACAGGTGGCACGGCGGTTACGCCGGGCGATTTCACCATTCCGAGCGGCCCGTTTGTCATCCCCGCCGGCAGCACCGGCGGTTCAATCAGCGTGTCGATTGTCAACGATACGCTGGATGAAGCAGACGAAACGGTGATCTTAACGCTGGGGGTGCCGACCAACGCGGCGCTGGGGGCGCTTTCCAGCCACACGTTGACGATCGCCGACGACGATCCCATGCCCAGCGTGCGCTTTGCTTCGGCCTCGGCATCCGTGGGGGAAGCGGTCGGGACTTACGTGCTGACCGTGGAACTTTCCGCGGCGTCGGGTCGCGACGTAACTGTTCCGCTGGTTGTTGATGCAGGGAGCACTGCATCGACCCCGGCCGATTACTTTTATTCCCCGTCAACCGTATTGATTCCGGCAGGCAGCACGAGTGGAACAACCACGGTAACGATTATTGACGATCCCATTTACGAGCTGACCGAAACGGTGTTGGTGTCGATCAGTTCCCCGACGAACGCGGCGGTGGGTTTGCCTTCACAGTTCACACTCTCCATCACGGATAATGATGTTCCGCCGCTGGTTTCGTTCTCGCCGATTACGGCAAGCCCGCTGTCGGTGCGATGGCAGCCGGTGGCGATTTCGGCCGCAGCGATCGCGAACGATCCGGCGCTTGCTGACATGGTCAGCTTTGACCTGATCGCGACCACGACCATGGATTGGATTTCCGCAGGCGTGGAAGTGACGATGCCGGCCGGAACAGCACTGTACAACAATGCGCTCGGCGGAGAGACTGAGCCGAGTTCATCGGGTATCTTGGGCAACCCGGCGCTGGCATTTGATACCTACGTCACGGGTCCGGGCGGCGCGACGAATCCGCCGCTGGTGCTCGGTGCCTACCCGGCTGGCCCCACAGCGAGCTTTGGCCCGACGCTCTTCAGCGTGTCCTGGGGTGATGTGGCGACCAGCCCAGCCGGTCAGTATCGGATTGCACGGCTGACTTTCTCCCAAGCAGCATTGAATTCGCCCGACATCGTGACCGACAGCAGTCGAGCCACCC
The nucleotide sequence above comes from Planctomycetia bacterium. Encoded proteins:
- a CDS encoding Ig-like domain-containing protein — its product is GGVALSGWNALVGDKFGFGGRIGGLWDNHFIDDVSVSTVTTPDATGTPDLLAASDTGVSNTDNITKASSLTFSVPTAETGALVELLRDDVVVASRTGSGELTDPMPTEGSHSYTARQTVNLFVSPPTSPLIVSVDRTAPTTPGLPGLQVGSDSGISSTDNLTNDNTPTFAVLSTDSYFRVQRGGIQIGGDYETGSEYTTALQADGTYAYALRAVDAAGNVSEASLTHSVTIDTVAPDVPGTPDLQAGSDSGISNSDNLTNDSTPTLDLPSTGAYYRLTRDGTPVTGDFATGAYTSALLAAGTYAFVARSVDAAGNVSAVGQALNMTIDTVAPGTPPAPDLQAMSDSGVSNMDNVTNDSTPTFDITSTPFFRIERNGFGISGDYETGTSYAAPAQPDGTHAFTARAVDAAGNASAPGPVLGVTIDTTGPAVTTKQFFFEVGHSVQYIFGEEVAPTLVNGDLVLENVSLGTIITTSMSYAGTTATFTFPSFAAGLLRDANYRATIASPNVTDVAGNPPTGDEVLDFFVLAGDASRDRAVNLDDFTPLANNFGRVGRVFSQGDFDYSGAVDLEDFNILAIQFGNSLPPTSRLLRTSTKITRDNSLLRPDSRAVGAIRGEVSQALNYRLLFSRVAVAAWPDEGKLSQWDNDPLFA
- a CDS encoding Calx-beta domain-containing protein, encoding MSRLPRHGRHSAAASLAKSVRRTTGRLLSPSSCWAEPLERRCLLASTVSIANQTLVEGTGGNTNMVFTVTRAGDLASSVAVAYSTADGTAVAGQDYTAQSGTVTIPSGQASATISVPVIGDNLDEADETFFVNLTGVTNVVGAPIVLGGRQDFASPGTGPVGAVTADFNSDGRLDTAAANRGAGSIGVFVNTSTPGSAITFTGGQFFSAGSDPHGIVAADFNGDGRADLAVSNAAADTVSVLMNTTPSGSPSITFAPRQAFATGTTPVPVATGDVNRDGRPDLAVANFNSGTFSILLNTTAVGAAAPSFAPRVDFAVGSNPDYGGVKLADFNNDGNLDAIVSNRSANTVSILRNTTTPGATAPTFSTQQTFATAATPRGVSIADANGDGRLDLAVAAADANAVSVWFNTTPLGASTFSLGPRFDVPAGTRPFGVAWADMNGDFRPDLTVAARDSNSVVTLLNRTLPGVPSATFDTVGAVTVGSNPHDVVTADLNNDGLNDVVSSNLGGDSISVLASSTSIGAAAIFPAFPQTSFPTGSFPHTAALGDINNDGRADLIAVNQDSFTVSVLLNTTAAGAATPTYATKQDFAVQSFPDWVSVADLNNDGRLDLAVSNGLSNSISVLLNTTTVGSSTVSFGPRQDFAVGARPRSVVATDLNGDGRQDLIIANIDSDTVSVFFNLTSPGAAAVSLVVRQDIVVADGPTALAVADFNGDGRPDLAVANANTNTASVLLNTTNLGTTIASFAARQDLTVGPGPRGIVAADVNADGRPDLVVSNSNSETGSTVSTLLNNTAAGAAAPAFAAKQDTTVGTGPIAVATGDVNGDGRADVTVANFGSNSVSVMLNQTVAGSATTTYSVADFAAGVNPIFVAVGDVNGDGRADLTSANFGSDTASVFINTPFVITQGTATGTIQDDDAAPLVSFSPIATALAQVRWQPVAISAAAIASDPNLADKRSFDLIITTTSDWLSAGLQVTMPGGATFYNHPLGGNTAPTPGDIVSDPARAFDTYVSGPGGTANPPFVLGAYPNGATPIFDPTNLSVAWGDLTSSTGGVYQLARLTFSASALIGTDLVLDSSKTSVVNALGGSAAMLIPEIFQGNSVAENAGTVNLPFFFAGASAANVTISASVIGGSATSGVDYTGPASVIVAPGSTAGNLSLTILDDNIDEPNELIELRLNNPAGSLASGTILGYVTINDNEPTPTVQFGSPSLTIGEAGGTANISVTLSGVSSQNVTIPYSVTGGTAVTPGDFTIPSGPFVIPAGSTGGSISVSIVNDTLDEADETVILTLGVPTNAALGALSSHTLTIADDDPMPSVRFASASASVGEAVGTYVLTVELSAASGRDVTVPLVVDAGSTASTPADYFYSPSTVLIPAGSTSGTTTVTIIDDPIYELTETVLVSISSPTNAAVGLPSQFTLSITDNDVPPLVSFSPITASPLSVRWQPVAISAAAIANDPALADMVSFDLIATTTMDWISAGVEVTMPAGTALYNNALGGETEPSSSGILGNPALAFDTYVTGPGGATNPPLVLGAYPAGPTASFGPTLFSVSWGDVATSPAGQYRIARLTFSQAALNSPDIVTDSSRATQTGSPVLTTIPVPEIYRSQSVAESIGALSIPVFLNAAAAVDITISATITGGTALVGTDFTGPVSVIIPAGATSGNLILNVTNDLFDEPNETIDLRLNNPVGSAASGTLVRRVTITDDDLPPTVSFAGGNFSSSESAGNVSFTVQLSAPSGFDITVPFTGGGVTATAGVDFTQITTSPIVIPAGATSGFITVAIVDDALDEFDETLSFTLGSPTNATLSGTQTQQLTILDNDLAPTVQFSLTGQTFGEGAGQVSVQVNLSAASGKPISLFYTSASGTASIPGDLVIAASPLLIPAGATTANILVDIVDDGLVETNETRVITLASSPDVVIGSPASYTLTIADNDVPPQLLSSAFEFETAQRVKFGFSANVGASLSPSDLLLQNLTQGGTIVPPAAMSLTYSGPAGSPPNIASFVFPGVPGGILPDGNYRATIQAGNVTDNFGNPLTANIVFDFFVFAGDANHDRNVNLDDFTRLAANFGRPATFSQGDFDYT